A region of Flocculibacter collagenilyticus DNA encodes the following proteins:
- a CDS encoding oxidative damage protection protein, translated as MSRTVYCEYLKKDADGLDFQLYPGELGTKIYNHISKEAWALWQKKQTMLINEHKLNMMDEQHRAQLEESMVKFLFEGEDIVVEGYKPPEK; from the coding sequence ATGTCGCGTACAGTGTATTGTGAATATTTAAAAAAAGATGCTGATGGTTTAGATTTTCAGCTTTATCCGGGCGAGTTAGGTACCAAAATTTATAATCACATTTCTAAAGAAGCTTGGGCGTTGTGGCAAAAAAAGCAAACCATGCTTATCAATGAGCACAAATTAAACATGATGGATGAACAGCATCGCGCGCAGCTAGAAGAAAGCATGGTGAAGTTTTTATTTGAAGGTGAAGATATTGTGGTAGAAGGTTATAAGCCACCTGAAAAATAA
- the ppk1 gene encoding polyphosphate kinase 1: MPNDSQQPFSAQSVTSQQRYFPKELSWLSFNERVLQEAEDPVNPVIERVRFLGIFSSNLDEFFRVRVSQVKRKILLGNLRQSEFDFNQEVLLNDIQKKVLVLHQKFNQIFEDVMKELTANFIEIVSADSLSNEQSKWLAQFFKDKVLRFISPIIVTDALDLISCLEDHLTYFFVEMDNESKQTYAVIEIPSEDMNRFVQLPTSSKMSTKQFILLDDVVCHFLHAIFKGLFQFERISAYSFKVTRDAAYDIKDEVDEGILGKISKSLKQRLTAEPVRAVYEQSMPERMLKMLKKKLKLTSYDSLTAGGHYRNFKDFINFPNIGKNHLEFPKLPAIESKAFTRHSTVFEAISQSDILLYYPYHKFKHFTEFIRQASFDPKVTHIRLNIYRVAKKSRIIGSLKDAVRNGKQVTVVVELRARFDEEANIQWARVMQEAGVTVLFGIPSLKVHCKLCLVTRKEKKQLVNYAHIGTGNFHEKNAKIYTDFSLFTKDPFITQEVDSVFKFISHSFKRFEFKHLLLSPLNARDGLNTLIDNEISQAKQGKPSGIKLKVNNLVDKQLIDKLYEASSAGVPIKLLVRGMVSLVPNIPNVSENITVMSIVDRFLEHPRVMVFENNGSPKVFISSADWMRRNIDERVEVAVPIYNEKLKTRILDLLDIQFNDTVKARVIDSQQQNCYLSAVEMPERQAFQSPKKAIRSQVEIYNYIKRLES, encoded by the coding sequence ATGCCAAACGATAGCCAACAACCATTTTCAGCACAATCTGTTACCTCTCAGCAGCGCTATTTTCCAAAAGAGTTAAGCTGGTTATCTTTTAATGAACGTGTATTACAGGAAGCTGAAGATCCTGTTAATCCGGTAATTGAACGCGTTCGATTTTTAGGTATTTTTTCCAGTAACTTAGATGAGTTTTTTCGTGTTCGCGTATCACAAGTTAAACGGAAGATTTTACTGGGTAATCTGCGCCAAAGTGAATTCGACTTTAATCAAGAAGTGCTACTTAATGATATTCAAAAGAAAGTATTAGTGTTACACCAGAAATTTAATCAAATTTTTGAAGATGTCATGAAAGAGCTAACAGCCAACTTTATAGAAATTGTTAGCGCTGATTCACTCTCTAACGAACAAAGTAAATGGCTAGCACAATTTTTTAAAGATAAGGTACTACGGTTTATATCCCCAATTATCGTTACCGATGCCTTAGATTTAATTAGCTGCCTTGAAGACCATTTAACGTACTTTTTTGTTGAAATGGACAACGAAAGTAAGCAAACGTACGCCGTGATTGAAATCCCAAGTGAAGATATGAATCGCTTTGTGCAATTGCCTACATCATCAAAAATGAGCACTAAACAATTTATTCTATTAGATGACGTAGTTTGCCACTTTCTACATGCTATTTTTAAGGGCTTATTTCAGTTTGAACGAATTAGCGCTTATTCATTTAAAGTGACAAGAGATGCAGCTTACGATATCAAGGATGAGGTTGACGAAGGCATATTAGGTAAAATATCTAAAAGCTTGAAGCAGCGCTTAACAGCAGAGCCAGTGCGAGCAGTATATGAGCAAAGTATGCCTGAACGAATGCTTAAAATGCTTAAAAAAAAGCTCAAGCTAACATCTTACGATTCGCTTACCGCAGGTGGACATTATCGTAATTTTAAAGACTTTATTAATTTTCCCAATATCGGCAAAAACCATTTAGAATTTCCAAAGCTACCCGCTATCGAAAGTAAAGCGTTCACTCGCCACAGCACAGTATTTGAGGCGATTAGTCAAAGCGACATCCTGCTCTATTACCCATATCATAAGTTTAAACATTTCACCGAATTCATTCGCCAAGCCTCATTCGATCCTAAGGTCACTCATATTCGACTAAATATTTATCGCGTAGCCAAAAAATCACGCATTATTGGCTCATTAAAAGACGCGGTGCGCAACGGCAAACAAGTCACTGTGGTGGTTGAACTGCGCGCACGCTTTGACGAAGAAGCCAATATTCAATGGGCAAGAGTCATGCAAGAAGCTGGCGTGACTGTTTTGTTTGGTATCCCTTCATTAAAAGTACATTGCAAGCTCTGTTTAGTTACCCGTAAAGAAAAAAAGCAATTAGTAAACTATGCGCATATCGGCACAGGGAACTTTCATGAAAAAAACGCCAAAATATATACCGACTTCAGCCTGTTTACCAAAGATCCATTCATTACTCAGGAAGTAGATAGTGTTTTTAAATTTATTTCTCATAGCTTTAAGCGCTTTGAATTTAAACACCTGCTCTTATCACCACTAAACGCACGAGATGGATTAAATACATTAATTGATAATGAAATTAGCCAAGCAAAACAAGGCAAACCGAGCGGTATTAAATTAAAAGTAAACAACCTTGTAGATAAGCAATTAATCGATAAATTGTATGAGGCAAGCTCAGCAGGTGTCCCTATAAAGTTATTAGTGCGTGGCATGGTTTCACTGGTACCAAATATTCCTAATGTAAGTGAAAACATCACTGTTATGAGTATTGTTGACCGATTTTTAGAACACCCTAGAGTGATGGTGTTTGAAAATAATGGGTCACCTAAAGTATTTATTTCTTCGGCTGACTGGATGCGTAGAAACATAGATGAGCGTGTTGAAGTGGCAGTACCAATTTACAATGAGAAATTGAAAACACGCATTCTTGACCTATTAGATATTCAATTTAACGATACCGTTAAAGCAAGAGTGATCGATTCACAGCAACAAAATTGCTATTTGTCAGCAGTCGAAATGCCTGAAAGGCAAGCATTTCAGTCACCTAAAAAAGCGATACGTTCCCAAGTAGAAATTTACAATTATATAAAGCGATTAGAGTCATAG
- a CDS encoding LysR family transcriptional regulator, translated as MDKLRGLKYFKRVAELGSFTLAANEFDVPASSISRRVRDLETLIGVELLQRSTRQVHLTELGQRYYSMICEGIQRLDEADVMISQQLEAPAGVISISCMPTYGEKRLTPILLEFNKLYPKIIFDLHYSDELISLGQDPVDIAIRGGFAPDEHLIAKRLSNNEFILVSSPQYLATLGTDALPLSKAQLLQVNTLQYRAPSGIIDWYMNELDWQKLPLAPSLISNNGSVFEQALINGRGIACVPKWSVANYLASGELVNVPTEFPVSVSPGGDVGVFMLFLKSKYQITKVKLCIDYIYTQLCDIELQQTIKN; from the coding sequence ATGGATAAATTACGAGGGCTTAAATATTTTAAACGCGTGGCTGAACTAGGAAGTTTTACATTAGCTGCTAATGAATTTGATGTACCTGCATCGTCAATTTCAAGGCGGGTAAGGGACTTAGAAACACTAATTGGTGTTGAATTATTGCAGCGTAGTACTCGCCAAGTGCATCTTACTGAACTTGGGCAACGTTACTACTCTATGATATGTGAAGGCATTCAGCGTTTAGATGAAGCCGATGTCATGATCAGTCAGCAGCTAGAGGCACCTGCTGGAGTTATTTCAATAAGTTGCATGCCGACATATGGTGAAAAGCGATTAACCCCCATTTTGTTAGAGTTTAATAAACTTTATCCTAAAATTATTTTCGATTTGCACTACAGCGATGAACTTATTTCGCTAGGGCAAGATCCTGTTGATATTGCGATTCGCGGCGGATTTGCACCTGATGAACATTTAATCGCAAAGCGGCTATCTAACAATGAATTTATATTAGTTAGTTCTCCACAGTATTTGGCTACCTTAGGTACTGATGCGTTACCCTTATCTAAAGCGCAACTATTGCAAGTTAACACACTTCAGTATCGTGCACCTTCGGGCATTATAGACTGGTATATGAATGAGTTAGATTGGCAGAAATTGCCCTTAGCACCCAGTTTAATTAGTAATAATGGCAGTGTATTTGAGCAAGCGTTGATTAATGGTCGTGGTATTGCATGCGTGCCTAAGTGGAGCGTTGCTAACTATTTGGCTTCAGGGGAGTTAGTGAATGTGCCTACAGAGTTCCCAGTATCAGTTAGCCCCGGTGGTGATGTGGGCGTGTTTATGTTGTTTTTGAAATCTAAGTATCAGATTACAAAAGTTAAGCTGTGTATTGATTATATTTACACGCAACTATGTGACATTGAGCTTCAGCAAACAATTAAGAATTAA
- the mutY gene encoding A/G-specific adenine glycosylase translates to MTNAEFILYDDTWFADQVVNWYHAKGRKNLPWQLNKTPYRVWVSEIMLQQTQVATVIPYYQRFMERFPNIESLAEAPQDEVLNHWTGLGYYARARNLHKAAQQVVDIHDGVFPSNIEDVIALPGIGRSTAGAVLSLSLGQSHPILDGNVKRVLTRFMALEGWPGKKDIENKLWQAATLYTPKQEVPAYNQAMMDLGATTCTRSKPKCDICPLIDRCAGYQTGKPTQFPTSKPKKQIPTKSTIMLVIKQDDKVLVKKRPPTGIWGGLYCFYEVEEEQNIAETLSSLGLVALSQHELSSFRHTFSHYHLDIKPILIQVEHSDNYSITKVAEHELQLWYNLNVTQKVGTAAATQKILEMII, encoded by the coding sequence GTGACTAACGCTGAATTTATTTTATATGACGATACTTGGTTTGCCGATCAGGTTGTTAACTGGTATCACGCTAAAGGGCGAAAAAATTTGCCATGGCAACTGAACAAAACACCTTACCGAGTTTGGGTATCGGAAATCATGTTACAGCAAACTCAAGTGGCAACAGTTATTCCTTATTATCAACGTTTTATGGAACGCTTTCCAAATATTGAAAGTTTAGCAGAAGCACCTCAGGACGAAGTGTTAAACCATTGGACAGGGCTTGGCTATTACGCGCGAGCAAGAAACTTACATAAAGCTGCTCAGCAAGTGGTTGATATCCATGATGGAGTGTTTCCTAGTAACATTGAAGATGTAATTGCATTGCCGGGAATTGGCAGAAGTACTGCTGGTGCTGTTTTATCGCTATCGCTTGGGCAGTCACACCCAATTTTAGATGGTAATGTAAAACGCGTACTTACTCGCTTTATGGCCTTAGAAGGTTGGCCGGGTAAAAAAGATATCGAGAATAAATTGTGGCAAGCTGCAACCCTTTACACCCCAAAGCAAGAAGTTCCAGCCTATAATCAGGCGATGATGGACTTAGGTGCCACAACCTGTACACGCTCAAAACCTAAGTGCGATATTTGCCCGTTAATTGATCGCTGTGCAGGTTATCAAACGGGTAAACCAACTCAATTTCCAACGTCTAAACCGAAGAAACAAATTCCTACAAAAAGCACAATAATGCTGGTGATTAAACAAGACGATAAAGTGCTGGTTAAAAAGCGTCCGCCGACGGGGATTTGGGGTGGGTTATATTGTTTCTACGAAGTTGAAGAAGAGCAAAATATTGCAGAAACATTATCAAGTTTGGGTTTAGTTGCGCTATCACAGCATGAGTTAAGTTCGTTTAGGCATACTTTTAGTCACTATCATTTAGATATTAAGCCAATACTCATACAAGTTGAACATAGTGATAATTATTCTATAACCAAAGTGGCTGAGCATGAATTGCAGCTTTGGTACAATTTAAATGTAACACAAAAAGTAGGGACAGCTGCCGCTACTCAAAAAATTTTAGAGATGATTATCTAG
- a CDS encoding DUF885 domain-containing protein has translation MKRSALSLALIAAIGLAGCNSAQQSNSASYESAVASEQSVSERFTQFSDQFIEDYWRQFPESSTWAGYGKYDHIITIPNAESMVSNMAFVESKLAQLRAFDLTKLAPKQKIDYYLIENALQSEAWYTKTFKDWQWNPSNYNVAGGFAQILNSRFKTDDEKLSLVLKRLQYVPDYYNAAQQNINNPTLEYTQLAIQQNQGAFSILNDELLKKVEQSNLSSDDQKLFMGRYSQAVEAIKNYISFLTALEQTLAKNGDARSFRIGEALYEEKFALNIQSGYTAKQMNQKALADKARVTAEMVKLTEQLWPKYFPNTAKPASDNEAIARLIKHLSVKHVAKDNFISEIKRQIPELETFVRKNNLVTLDPDKPLVVRETPEYMRGFAGASISSPGPYDKKENTYYNVTPLDNMDEEQAESYLREYNHWILQILNIHEAIPGHYVQLVYANESPSLIKSVFGNGAMIEGWAVYAERMMLEEGYGNFEPEMWLMYYKWNLRVICNTILDYGIHVNNMTQEEGLDLLMNGAFQERAEAEGKWRRATLSQVQLTSYYSGYREIYDFREAQKQKLGSDFDLKAFHEQFLSYGSAPVKYIRQLMK, from the coding sequence ATGAAAAGATCAGCATTAAGCTTAGCGCTAATTGCGGCTATAGGTTTGGCAGGTTGTAACAGTGCACAACAATCTAACTCGGCAAGTTATGAAAGTGCGGTAGCTTCCGAGCAAAGTGTAAGCGAGCGTTTCACGCAGTTTTCCGATCAGTTTATCGAAGATTATTGGAGACAGTTTCCTGAGTCCTCTACATGGGCTGGATATGGTAAATACGACCACATAATTACTATTCCGAATGCGGAATCAATGGTAAGCAATATGGCGTTTGTTGAGTCTAAACTAGCGCAGCTTCGTGCTTTTGACCTAACTAAATTAGCACCTAAACAAAAAATTGATTATTACTTAATAGAAAATGCGTTACAAAGTGAAGCTTGGTATACCAAAACGTTTAAAGACTGGCAGTGGAATCCATCTAATTACAATGTAGCCGGAGGTTTTGCACAAATACTTAATAGCCGATTTAAGACCGATGATGAGAAACTATCACTTGTGTTAAAACGGTTACAGTATGTACCAGATTACTACAATGCAGCACAGCAAAACATTAATAATCCAACATTAGAATATACTCAGCTGGCTATTCAGCAAAACCAAGGTGCTTTCAGCATACTGAATGATGAATTACTAAAGAAAGTGGAGCAATCTAATCTTTCGTCAGACGACCAAAAACTCTTTATGGGGCGCTATAGTCAAGCAGTCGAAGCCATAAAAAACTATATCTCATTTTTAACAGCACTCGAGCAAACATTAGCTAAAAATGGAGATGCACGTTCATTTAGAATTGGCGAAGCACTTTATGAAGAAAAATTTGCGCTTAATATCCAGTCTGGTTACACCGCAAAACAAATGAATCAAAAAGCCTTGGCAGATAAGGCTCGAGTAACCGCTGAAATGGTTAAGCTTACCGAGCAATTATGGCCAAAGTATTTCCCTAATACAGCAAAGCCCGCGTCTGACAACGAAGCTATTGCAAGGCTCATCAAACACTTATCAGTTAAACATGTTGCTAAAGACAATTTTATATCTGAAATTAAGCGTCAAATTCCTGAGCTTGAAACGTTTGTTCGTAAAAATAATTTAGTAACGCTGGATCCTGACAAGCCATTAGTGGTGCGCGAAACGCCAGAATATATGCGAGGTTTCGCAGGTGCATCAATTAGTTCTCCGGGACCTTACGATAAAAAAGAAAATACGTATTACAATGTAACGCCGCTAGACAATATGGATGAAGAGCAAGCCGAGTCATACTTAAGAGAATATAACCACTGGATATTACAAATTTTAAATATTCATGAAGCCATTCCTGGGCACTATGTGCAACTGGTTTATGCTAACGAATCACCATCATTAATTAAAAGCGTATTTGGTAACGGCGCAATGATAGAAGGTTGGGCTGTTTACGCTGAGCGCATGATGCTTGAAGAGGGCTACGGCAATTTTGAGCCAGAAATGTGGTTAATGTATTACAAATGGAACTTACGAGTGATTTGTAACACCATTTTGGATTACGGTATTCACGTAAATAATATGACCCAAGAAGAAGGGTTAGATTTACTCATGAACGGCGCGTTTCAAGAGCGAGCAGAAGCCGAAGGCAAGTGGCGAAGAGCAACACTAAGCCAAGTTCAACTTACCAGTTATTACAGCGGTTACCGTGAAATATACGACTTTCGTGAAGCGCAAAAGCAAAAATTGGGCAGTGACTTCGACCTAAAAGCATTCCACGAGCAATTTTTAAGTTATGGTAGTGCGCCAGTAAAATATATTCGTCAATTGATGAAGTAA
- a CDS encoding PstS family phosphate ABC transporter substrate-binding protein → MKLKTLVSALGFAAATMISSQAMAVDANLPEYEKTSGISGNLSSVGSDTLANMMTFWAEEYKRSYPNVNVQIQAAGSSTAPPALTEGTSQFGPMSRKMKSKEKEAFEKRHGYKPTPVRVAIDALAVFVHKDNPIQGLSINDVDAVFSSTLKCGSGNKVTRWGDLGLNGEWTNKDVQLFGRNSVSGTYGYFKKKALCKGDFKNTVNEQPGSASVVQSVSASLNAIGYSGIGYKTSGVRAVALAKKGGEYVDATMNNAVSGKYPLSRFLYVYVNKHPNKPLSPMEQEFLKMILSKDGQKIVEKDGYIPLPAKVAQKEMKKLGLL, encoded by the coding sequence ATGAAACTTAAAACTTTAGTCAGTGCATTAGGTTTTGCTGCTGCAACGATGATCTCAAGCCAAGCGATGGCCGTTGATGCAAACTTACCAGAATATGAAAAAACCAGTGGTATTTCGGGCAACTTATCATCGGTTGGTTCAGACACGTTAGCAAACATGATGACATTTTGGGCTGAAGAGTATAAGCGTTCATACCCTAATGTAAATGTGCAAATTCAAGCTGCGGGCTCATCTACAGCGCCACCAGCACTAACTGAAGGTACTTCTCAGTTTGGTCCAATGAGCCGCAAGATGAAGTCAAAAGAAAAAGAAGCATTTGAAAAACGCCATGGCTATAAACCAACACCTGTTCGCGTTGCAATTGATGCATTGGCAGTATTTGTTCATAAAGATAACCCAATTCAAGGTTTATCAATTAACGACGTAGATGCAGTATTCTCTTCTACACTAAAGTGTGGCTCGGGCAACAAAGTAACGCGCTGGGGTGACTTGGGCTTAAATGGTGAGTGGACAAACAAAGACGTTCAGTTATTTGGTCGTAACTCTGTTTCTGGCACATACGGATACTTTAAGAAAAAAGCCCTTTGTAAAGGCGACTTTAAAAATACGGTAAATGAACAGCCTGGCTCTGCGTCTGTTGTGCAATCAGTATCAGCATCATTGAATGCAATTGGGTATTCAGGAATTGGCTATAAAACGTCAGGCGTTCGTGCTGTTGCGCTTGCGAAAAAAGGCGGTGAATATGTTGATGCAACAATGAATAATGCGGTTTCGGGCAAGTATCCGTTATCACGCTTCCTATATGTTTATGTGAACAAGCATCCTAATAAACCGCTTTCACCAATGGAACAAGAATTCTTAAAAATGATTTTGTCTAAAGACGGTCAAAAAATTGTTGAAAAAGACGGATACATTCCTTTGCCTGCTAAGGTAGCGCAAAAAGAAATGAAAAAGTTAGGCTTACTTTAG
- a CDS encoding NADP-dependent oxidoreductase encodes MQALQLTQYGDIDASLSFNTIAKPTITSSQVLVKVNASSINPVDYKVVNGNFKALIKLELPSGLGFDLSGEVVDVGSAVSNFNIGDQVFARVSEEQIGTLAEYAVVEHEHLALKPVALSHTEAASIPLVGLTSLQAMINIGKLKKGDKVLIHAGSGGIGSMAIQLAKAHGAYVATTTSTNNVEWVKQLGADRVIDYKKQNYIELINEFDLVYDTLGGEYTKDAFRVIKQGGRVVSIVGDLDPQTIDEFGVNWFISTLLKFKSRKIMKLAKNKSALYRMVIMRPNGEQLTKLGELYQDQIIKPIIDKVYSFSESKKALSYLATGRAKGKVVVNID; translated from the coding sequence ATGCAAGCATTACAGTTAACTCAATATGGTGATATTGACGCAAGTTTATCGTTTAACACTATTGCCAAACCAACAATTACAAGCTCACAAGTATTGGTTAAGGTAAATGCGTCTAGTATTAATCCAGTAGATTATAAGGTGGTCAATGGTAACTTTAAGGCTCTGATTAAACTTGAACTACCTAGTGGCTTAGGTTTTGATTTAAGTGGTGAAGTCGTTGACGTTGGCTCAGCAGTATCTAACTTTAACATTGGCGACCAAGTGTTTGCCCGAGTCAGTGAAGAACAAATAGGCACCTTAGCTGAATATGCAGTAGTTGAACATGAACACCTAGCACTAAAACCTGTTGCTTTATCACATACTGAAGCTGCCAGCATACCATTGGTTGGCTTAACGTCCTTACAGGCTATGATTAACATTGGTAAGCTTAAAAAAGGCGACAAAGTATTGATTCATGCAGGTTCAGGTGGCATTGGCTCAATGGCTATTCAATTGGCTAAAGCACACGGCGCTTATGTCGCTACTACCACCAGCACCAACAATGTTGAATGGGTAAAACAACTCGGCGCAGACCGCGTGATCGATTACAAAAAGCAAAACTATATCGAGTTAATTAATGAGTTTGACTTAGTGTATGACACGCTCGGTGGAGAATATACTAAAGACGCCTTTCGAGTTATTAAACAAGGTGGGCGAGTTGTCTCGATTGTAGGTGATTTAGATCCTCAAACCATAGATGAGTTTGGTGTGAACTGGTTCATTAGCACCCTATTGAAGTTTAAGTCTCGTAAAATTATGAAACTGGCTAAAAATAAGTCTGCACTATATCGTATGGTAATTATGCGACCTAACGGTGAGCAACTAACTAAACTTGGCGAATTATACCAAGATCAAATTATCAAACCGATTATTGATAAAGTTTACTCTTTTAGTGAAAGCAAAAAAGCGCTGAGTTATTTAGCGACGGGGCGCGCAAAGGGAAAGGTTGTGGTAAACATTGATTAG
- the ppx gene encoding exopolyphosphatase produces MTSKPLRHERDINTVAAVDLGSNSFHLVLARFIDQDVQILHREKQKVKLASGLDENNVLDEEAMQRGLKALSYFADTLQGFPLQNVRVVATYSLRTAINANTFISRAADIFPYPIEVISGQEEARLIYQGVANSVHSLGQRLVIDIGGGSTELVIGEAFTPIAQSSRNVGCVSLTDKYFADGAITAEAFQQAILLAQQELEPILEKYQSLGWQHCFGTSGAVKSICDIHEAEGMSDGSLTLSSLKALQQRVQTVDHIDQVNLNGLAEDRRSILCGGLAILLAAFDMFNIKRMRFADKALREGVLYQMVEHDEQGDIRERAVNSLATRFDTDTAHASRVEQTAMSLFDQVKTSWQLNGSPELKLLLKWACQLHEVGLHINASSVHRHSAYIIANSPLSGFNVEQQNILAALVRMYRKKVKLHLLPQLTNYKAPQVHRLLAIFRLASLLSQKRQDQYLPQYSFSAKDNACKLTLPQQWLTKQALLKADLENEIIQLQKLGIELSVN; encoded by the coding sequence ATGACAAGTAAACCATTACGCCACGAGCGCGATATTAATACAGTTGCCGCTGTAGATTTAGGCTCTAACAGCTTCCATTTAGTGCTCGCTCGCTTTATCGATCAAGACGTACAAATTCTTCACCGTGAAAAGCAAAAAGTAAAACTTGCATCTGGCCTTGATGAGAATAACGTACTCGACGAAGAAGCAATGCAACGTGGTTTAAAAGCACTAAGCTATTTTGCAGATACATTACAAGGCTTTCCCCTTCAAAATGTAAGAGTAGTAGCTACCTATTCTTTACGTACCGCCATTAATGCCAATACTTTTATTAGCCGTGCAGCTGACATTTTCCCTTACCCTATTGAAGTTATTTCAGGACAAGAAGAGGCACGCTTAATTTATCAAGGTGTTGCTAACTCGGTGCATTCTCTTGGGCAAAGATTAGTTATCGATATAGGTGGTGGCAGCACCGAGCTAGTTATCGGTGAGGCCTTTACGCCAATAGCACAAAGCAGCCGAAATGTAGGTTGTGTTAGCTTAACGGATAAATATTTTGCTGACGGCGCTATTACTGCAGAAGCATTCCAACAAGCCATACTACTTGCCCAGCAAGAGCTAGAACCCATTCTTGAAAAATATCAATCTCTTGGTTGGCAACACTGTTTTGGTACTTCTGGTGCGGTAAAGTCAATCTGTGATATTCACGAAGCTGAAGGTATGTCAGATGGCAGCTTAACCCTCTCGTCCCTCAAGGCATTGCAACAAAGAGTTCAAACGGTTGATCACATTGATCAGGTTAATCTTAACGGGTTAGCAGAAGACCGACGCTCTATTTTATGTGGCGGTTTAGCTATATTGCTCGCCGCATTTGACATGTTTAATATTAAACGAATGCGCTTTGCCGATAAGGCGCTACGTGAAGGTGTACTTTACCAAATGGTAGAGCATGATGAGCAAGGTGATATTCGTGAGCGTGCGGTAAACAGCTTAGCAACGCGCTTTGATACTGACACTGCTCACGCCAGCAGAGTGGAACAAACAGCCATGTCCTTGTTTGATCAAGTCAAAACAAGTTGGCAACTGAATGGCTCTCCAGAGCTTAAACTATTATTAAAGTGGGCCTGCCAATTACACGAAGTCGGTTTACATATTAATGCATCTAGCGTGCATCGCCACTCAGCTTACATCATCGCTAACTCTCCACTTTCTGGCTTTAACGTTGAGCAACAGAATATATTGGCAGCATTGGTAAGAATGTATCGTAAAAAGGTAAAGCTGCATTTGCTACCGCAACTTACCAATTACAAAGCACCGCAGGTTCATCGCTTACTTGCCATTTTTCGTCTAGCGTCGTTACTTAGCCAAAAACGTCAGGATCAGTATTTGCCGCAGTACAGCTTTAGTGCAAAAGACAACGCATGTAAACTCACACTGCCTCAGCAGTGGTTAACTAAGCAAGCGCTATTAAAAGCAGATTTAGAAAATGAAATAATACAGTTACAAAAATTAGGAATTGAATTAAGCGTTAACTAG
- a CDS encoding Rap1a/Tai family immunity protein, giving the protein MKNRGSLLYLPVIIFGMTQTNSSVAIEPLTQKELYGLCKNFQVDSESSESQQCIRYIKGFIDGAVAIDSGITSDPQADKRLTFSERAFKTRINNRLNRYAAPVSNDFCLGKPVPIKEVINKVAYNLLSKSDSDELALFVVYTTLRQEYPCK; this is encoded by the coding sequence ATGAAGAACCGTGGTAGTTTACTTTACTTGCCTGTGATTATTTTTGGCATGACGCAGACCAATTCTTCAGTTGCTATTGAACCGCTGACACAAAAAGAATTATATGGTTTATGTAAAAATTTTCAGGTAGATAGTGAAAGCAGCGAGAGCCAGCAATGCATTCGTTATATAAAAGGCTTTATCGATGGAGCTGTAGCTATTGATTCTGGGATAACTTCCGATCCTCAAGCTGATAAACGTTTGACCTTTTCTGAACGTGCGTTCAAAACTCGTATAAATAACCGCTTAAATAGGTATGCTGCACCTGTAAGTAATGACTTTTGCCTAGGGAAACCTGTCCCAATTAAAGAAGTTATAAATAAAGTAGCCTACAACCTTTTGAGCAAATCTGACTCTGATGAGTTAGCGTTATTTGTGGTTTACACTACTTTGCGCCAAGAATATCCGTGCAAGTAA